A genome region from Brassica oleracea var. oleracea cultivar TO1000 chromosome C2, BOL, whole genome shotgun sequence includes the following:
- the LOC106323071 gene encoding uncharacterized protein LOC106323071, whose protein sequence is MAMKTFFVVSMLLLAVYLQTTLGNEVKCEKLDKDTCAFAVSSTGKRCVLEQSIKRSGIEGYTCRSSEIEADKVTNIIESDECIKACGLDRKSLGISSDALLESRFTQKLCSVKCLTQCPNVVDLFSNLAAGEGVYLPKLCESQEGQSRRAMSELRSSGIVRDTLGPVGPVRLGKMAPEPATSMDYMPYAPAPEPATSMDHMSYAPAPASY, encoded by the exons ATGGCTATGAAAACTTTTTTCGTTGTTTCTATGCTTCTCCTTGCCGTCTATTTGCAAACCACACTTG GGAACGAAGTCAAGTGCGAGAAGCTGGACAAAGACACGTGTGCGTTTGCGGTCTCGTCGACCGGTAAACGCTGCGTTTTGGAGCAGAGCATTAAGAGGAGTGGAATCGAGGGGTACACGTGTCGGTCCTCGGAGATAGAAGCAGACAAGGTCACAAACATTATTGAATCAGACGAGTGCATCAAAGCGTGTGGTCTAGACCGGAAATCTTTGGGTATATCCTCGGACGCACTATTGGAATCCCGGTTTACTCAGAAACTCTGCTCGGTTAAATGCTTAACCCAATGCCCTAACGTCGTCGATCTCTTTTCCAACCTTGCTGCTGGCGAAG GTGTATATTTGCCAAAGCTATGTGAATCACAAGAAGGACAATCAAGAAGAGCAATGTCGGAGCTTAGAAGCTCGGGAATTGTGAGGGACACTCTTGGACCGGTTGGACCGGTCAGGTTAGGCAAGATGGCACCAGAGCCAGCTACTTCAATGGACTACATGCCGTACGCGCCCGCACCAGAGCCAGCTACTTCAATGGACCACATGTCGTACGCGCCCGCACCTGCGTCCTATTAA